The following are from one region of the Magnetococcales bacterium genome:
- a CDS encoding DMT family protein: MPAALQTIILLVLSNIFMTFAWYAHLKHLGNRSWILAALISWGIALFEYLLQVPANRIGAATLTLPQLKIIQEVITLAVFAPFAVFYMGSPIKLDFLWAGICLLGAVYFMFRS, from the coding sequence TTGCCTGCCGCTCTGCAAACCATTATTTTACTGGTTCTATCCAATATTTTCATGACCTTTGCCTGGTATGCCCATTTGAAACATCTGGGCAACCGTTCCTGGATTCTGGCCGCCCTGATCAGTTGGGGAATCGCCCTTTTCGAGTACCTCCTCCAGGTCCCCGCCAACCGTATCGGTGCCGCCACCCTGACCCTGCCGCAGCTGAAAATCATCCAGGAAGTCATCACCCTGGCGGTTTTCGCCCCGTTTGCTGTCTTTTACATGGGCAGCCCCATCAAACTTGACTTCCTTTGGGCTGGAATATGCCTGCTCGGGGCGGTGTACTTCATGTTTCGCTCGTGA